GTCGTCGCGTGGTCGGGCCTCGAGGCTGCCGTCGCCGACGATGATGCCGGTCACCTGTCCGTGTACTTCGACTCGGTGCGAGACGATTCGCGTACGGCGCGCGAGCGGCTCGCCTCGGCGCTCGACACCTACCGCGCGTCGGTCAGGCAGCAGCGACTGCTCTCCCGCGACCCGCCACTCGCCGACGGCTTCTTCTCGGTCTTCGACGTGCTGGTGCGCGACGTGTCGCCGCCGGCCCGCCAGGCCGGCTTCATCCTCGGCACGTTCCTCCCGTTCCTCCTCGTGTCGCTGTCGCTCTTCGGCGGCTTCTACCCGGCCGTCGACCTGACGGCCGGCGAGAAGGAGCGGGGCACGATGCAGACGCTGCTCTGCGCGCCCATCCGCTCGGCGGAGATCGTGGTCGGCAAGTTCCTCACCGTCTGGACCGTGTCGCTCGTGGCCGCCGGCGCCAACGTCGCGAGCCTCGCGCTCACGATGGCGCGCGTGCTGCCGGCCGGGCAGCTCGAGGTGGCGTGGTCGACCTACGGCCTCACGGCGCTGATGCTCGTCCCCGTCACGCTGACGACGACGGCGACCTTCCTCGCGGTGGCGGTCTTCGCCAAGGACTTCAAGGACGGACAGAACTTCCTCACGCCCGTCTACATGCTGCTCGTCATGCCGTCGGCCGTCACGATGCTCCCCGGCATCGAGCTGAACCCGTGGACGGCGTTCGTGCCCATCGTCAACATCGCGCTGCTCATCAAGGCCCTGCTCGTCGGCGAGGCGGCGGGGGAGTTGATGTTCCTCACCCTGGTGGGGTCGGCCGCGTACGCATCGCTCGCCGTCGCGCTGGCCGTCAGGGTCTTCCAGCGCGAGCAGATCCTGCTCGGAGGAAAGGAGTCGGCGCGGGCGGTGCTGGGCCTCGAGCGGCGGTCGGGCGGCGTGCCATCGCCGATGGTCGTGACGTCGCTCTTCGCCGTGGTCCTGGTCCTCGCCTTCTACGGGAGCCTGCTGCTCGAGGCGCGGAGCGTGCCGGTGATGCTGCTCGTCACGCAGTACGGCTTCTTCCTGCTGCCGGCGCTCGCGGTCGTCTGGGGCCTCGGCTACTCGCCGCGGGCCACGCTGTCGTGGCGGCTCCCTTCGGTCGCCGGCCTCACCGCCGCCGTGCTGGTGGGCGTTTCGGCCTGGGCCGTGGTGGGTGGCGTGGTCATGCGGCTCGCGCCTCCACCCGACTCCCTGGTCCGGGCCCTCGAGCGGGTGCTGATGCTCGGCGACGAGCCGATGCCGCTCTGGGTGGTGCTGGCCGTCATCGCGGTCACGCCAGCCATCTGCGAGGAACTGTTCTTCCGCGGCGTGGTGATGAGCGGGCTGCGCCGGCTGGGGCAGTGGCAGGCGATCGGCATCTCGTCGCTGCTGTTCGCCGTCGCGCACGCGTCGATCTACCGGCTGCTGCCCACCTTCGTCCTCGGCGTCCTGCTGGGATTCCTCGTGTGGAAGACCGGGTCGATTCTGACCGGGATGGTCGTCCACGCGCTCAACAACGGCATCGCGGCGACCTTGACAAAGTCGCCCGACCTCGCGGCCTCGCTCGGCGTGCGGGGCGACACGCTCGACTGGACGATCACGGGCGCGGCGCTCGTCCTGACGGCCATCGGTCTGGCACTCGCGATGTCGCTGCGCCCACACGTCGACCCAGGCTGATCCGGAACGGCCGGCTCAGGCCGCCTCACTCTTCTCGCCACGGGCGAGGACGCGCAGGAACGCCTCGACCACGAGCGGGTCGAACTGCCGGCCCGCCTCGCCGCGGATCACGCGCACGGCGGCGTCGATATCGAGCCCGCAACGGTACGGGCGGTTCGACGTCATGGCGTCGAAGGCATCGGCAACGGCGAGCACG
This genomic window from Acidobacteriota bacterium contains:
- a CDS encoding ABC transporter permease subunit, with product MRLAIVLTIFRKELHETLRDRRTLVMMIGLPVVLYPLMLIGISKLQEARTEATEARPSVVAIWGDVPPALVRALEDGPSLTPRVDLGLDPPLADDLRAGRLVVPPLVETDEPPRQSRRPDQVRREQDNPVLDAARALVTSRRADAVVVAWSGLEAAVADDDAGHLSVYFDSVRDDSRTARERLASALDTYRASVRQQRLLSRDPPLADGFFSVFDVLVRDVSPPARQAGFILGTFLPFLLVSLSLFGGFYPAVDLTAGEKERGTMQTLLCAPIRSAEIVVGKFLTVWTVSLVAAGANVASLALTMARVLPAGQLEVAWSTYGLTALMLVPVTLTTTATFLAVAVFAKDFKDGQNFLTPVYMLLVMPSAVTMLPGIELNPWTAFVPIVNIALLIKALLVGEAAGELMFLTLVGSAAYASLAVALAVRVFQREQILLGGKESARAVLGLERRSGGVPSPMVVTSLFAVVLVLAFYGSLLLEARSVPVMLLVTQYGFFLLPALAVVWGLGYSPRATLSWRLPSVAGLTAAVLVGVSAWAVVGGVVMRLAPPPDSLVRALERVLMLGDEPMPLWVVLAVIAVTPAICEELFFRGVVMSGLRRLGQWQAIGISSLLFAVAHASIYRLLPTFVLGVLLGFLVWKTGSILTGMVVHALNNGIAATLTKSPDLAASLGVRGDTLDWTITGAALVLTAIGLALAMSLRPHVDPG